The proteins below come from a single Pleuronectes platessa chromosome 1, fPlePla1.1, whole genome shotgun sequence genomic window:
- the senp8 gene encoding sentrin-specific protease 8 encodes MDPVVLSYQDSLLRRSDLSLLEGPYWLNDQVIGFAFEYLAAERFRALGETIIFISPEVTQFIKCASCPDELAMFLEPLDLASRRWVFLAVNDNSNQTAGGSHWSLLVYHHTSNHFAHYDSQNGGNSEHARRIASKLEPFLGAGRKALFAEEPCPSQKNSYDCGMYVICIAEALCEEAREEGSPRLPVQVITPAYITQKRADWCRLIQDLAQNDLCCSLSLP; translated from the coding sequence ATGGACCCTGTGGTGCTGAGCTACCAGGACAGCCTGTTGAGGCGCTCCGACCTGTCTCTACTGGAGGGACCTTACTGGCTCAATGACCAAGTCATCGGTTTTGCCTTTGAGTACTTGGCTGCCGAGCGCTTCAGAGCCCTGGGGGagaccatcatcttcatcagcccCGAGGTCACCCAGTTCATCAAGTGTGCTTCCTGCCCCGATGAGCTGGCCATGTTTCTGGAGCCGCTGGATCTCGCTTCCCGGCGCTGGGTCTTCCTCGCCGTGAACGACAACTCCAACCAGACCGCGGGAGGATCCCACTGGAGCCTTCTGGTCTACCACCACACCTCCAACCACTTTGCCCACTATGACTCTCAAAACGGCGGCAATTCAGAGCACGCACGGCGCATCGCCAGCAAGCTGGAGCCCTTCTTAGGGGCCGGGAGGAAAGCGCTGTTTGCGGAGGAGCCCTGCCCGTCGCAGAAGAACAGCTATGACTGTGGCATGTACGTGATCTGTATCGCAGAGGCCTTGTGTGAGGAGGCGAGGGAGGAGGGGTCGCCACGCCTTCCCGTGCAAGTCATCACCCCAGCCTACATCACCCAGAAGAGGGCCGACTGGTGCAGACTGATCCAGGACCTGGCTCAGAACGACCTCTGCTGCTCGCTGTCTCTTCCTTAG
- the gramd2aa gene encoding GRAM domain-containing protein 2A isoform X2, producing the protein MTEQQEQSEETGLLSTQDLDPSKDDDTHGHFRFQLIEDLSYEDVKKCYRGSTVSKYNSQYHKLFQCVAKDEILMKVYSCALLRDILLQGRLYISRNWLCFYANLFGKDIKVAIPVASVRLVKKHKTAGLVPNGLAITSDTGQKYVFVSLLSRDSVYDVLRRICTHLQVNGKSLSLKQFMEEPILSLDEFPTTDEFPVVDPFPSVLKWRRKPSVVSVSSSLPDLLGNSPSSLGATDTPFKSEQLLEERALQTDRGLLSEPMAELGQMEYQLLKFFTLLIILLILSSCYLAFRVCSLEQQLSFLGNPNLPLRER; encoded by the exons ATGactgagcagcaggagcagagcgAAGAAACAGGCCTGCTCTCCACTCAGGACCTGGACCCCTCCAAGGACGACGACACACACGGACACTTCAG gTTTCAGCTCATCGAGGACTTGTCCTATGAAGATGTGAAGAAATGCTACAGGGGCTCG ACTGTCAGCAAGTACAACTCGCAGTACCACAAACTGTTCCAGTGTGTGGCCAAGGATGAGATTCTCATGAAAG tgtacTCCTGCGCTCTCCTCAGAGACATTCTTCTACAAGGTCGACTCTACATTTCCAGAAACTGGCTGTGTTTCTACGCCAACCTCTTCGGCAAAGACATCAAG GTGGCGATCCCCGTTGCCTCCGTGAGGCTGGTGAAGAAGCACAAAACCGCCGGCCTGGTGCCCAACGGCCTGGCTATCACCTCGGACACCGGCCAGAAG TATGTATTCGTATCGCTGCTGTCCAGAGACAGCGTGTACGACGTCCTTCGCAGGATCTGCACACACCTTCAG GTCAATGGGAAGAGTCTGAGCTTGAAGCAGTTCATGGAGGAGCCCATCTTGTCATTG GACGAGTTCCCGACCACAGACGAGTTCCCCGTGGTGGACCCGTTCCCCTCAGTGTtaaagtggaggaggaaaccCTCCGTGgtgtctgtgtcctcctcccttCCTGACCTCCTGGGAAACTCCCCCAGCAGCCTGGGCGCCACGGACACGCCCTTCAAATCCGAGCAGCTGCTGGAAG agcGAGCGCTGCAGACGGACAGGGGTCTTCTATCAGAGCCGATGGCGGAGCTGGGCCAGATGGAGTACCAGCTGCTCAAGTTCTTCACCCTGCT tatcatcctcctcatcctgtcGTCCTGCTACTTGGCTTTTCGTGTCTGCagtctggagcagcagctgtccTTCCTCGGTAACCCGAACCTGCCCCTGAGAGAGAG gtaa